The following are encoded in a window of Corynebacterium marinum DSM 44953 genomic DNA:
- the hemQ gene encoding hydrogen peroxide-dependent heme synthase, with protein sequence MQRYTQFVTFRAIPGALGNEREQVIAEAQAFFTGLAEEGTVVVRGIYDVSGINAEADLMIWWHAEQFEDLQAAYQAFRRTTVFGQVLEATWFGTGLHRPAEFNRSHLPSFIMGEEAEAWITVYPFVRSFEWYLLDPKERRRILAEHGQAARDFPDVRANTVPAFALGDYEWMLAFEAPELHRIVDLMHKMRYTDARLHVREETPFFSGRRVADIGEIVKILP encoded by the coding sequence ATGCAGCGCTACACCCAGTTCGTCACCTTCCGCGCCATCCCGGGGGCGCTGGGCAACGAACGCGAGCAGGTCATCGCCGAGGCTCAGGCCTTCTTCACCGGCCTGGCGGAGGAAGGCACCGTGGTGGTTCGCGGTATCTACGACGTCTCCGGCATCAACGCCGAGGCCGACCTGATGATCTGGTGGCACGCCGAGCAGTTCGAGGACCTGCAGGCCGCCTACCAGGCGTTCCGGCGCACCACGGTGTTCGGCCAGGTGCTGGAGGCCACGTGGTTCGGTACCGGCCTGCACCGTCCGGCCGAGTTCAACCGCTCGCACCTGCCGTCGTTCATCATGGGCGAGGAGGCCGAGGCATGGATCACGGTGTACCCGTTCGTCCGCTCCTTCGAGTGGTACCTGCTCGATCCGAAGGAGCGCCGCCGCATCCTCGCGGAGCACGGCCAGGCGGCCCGTGATTTCCCGGACGTGCGCGCCAACACGGTGCCTGCTTTCGCCCTGGGCGACTACGAGTGGATGCTGGCGTTCGAGGCGCCGGAGCTGCACCGCATCGTCGATCTCATGCACAAGATGCGCTACACCGACGCCCGCCTGCACGTGCGCGAGGAGACCCCGTTCTTCTCGGGCCGCAGGGTGGCGGACATCGGGGAGATCGTCAAGATTCTCCCGTAG
- a CDS encoding DUF3000 domain-containing protein, which yields MNRASDTGNGNSTPPAFTRAVESMHAARLRPEITLGTIRPPQRLAPFSHAIGLEVERSIDEQAAEGDAFGRLILLHDPGAEEAWEGAMRLVAYIQADMDHEVAADPLLPDVAWQWLTEALGGAGADHTNLGGTVTATSSVRFGEIGGPPRAHQLEMRASWTASALDLAPHVLAFSRVLANVAGLPPEGITRLG from the coding sequence CTGAACCGCGCGAGTGACACCGGAAACGGCAACAGCACACCGCCCGCGTTCACCCGGGCCGTCGAGTCGATGCACGCGGCCCGGCTACGCCCCGAGATCACCCTCGGCACGATCCGCCCGCCCCAGCGTCTGGCACCCTTCAGCCACGCCATCGGCCTCGAGGTGGAACGCTCCATCGACGAACAGGCAGCCGAGGGCGACGCCTTCGGCCGACTGATACTCCTGCACGACCCCGGCGCCGAGGAAGCCTGGGAGGGCGCCATGCGCCTGGTCGCCTACATCCAGGCCGACATGGACCACGAGGTCGCCGCCGACCCGCTGCTCCCCGACGTCGCCTGGCAGTGGCTCACCGAGGCCCTCGGCGGCGCCGGCGCAGACCACACCAACCTCGGCGGCACGGTCACCGCCACCTCCTCCGTCCGTTTCGGGGAGATCGGCGGACCGCCGCGCGCCCACCAGCTGGAGATGCGCGCCTCCTGGACCGCGTCCGCACTCGACCTCGCCCCGCACGTCCTCGCCTTCTCCCGCGTCCTGGCCAACGTGGCGGGCCTCCCGCCGGAGGGCATCACCCGCCTGGGTTAG
- the msrB gene encoding peptide-methionine (R)-S-oxide reductase MsrB: MTDFKLISDTEWQQRLTPEEFHVLRRAGTEPPGVGEYTDTTTEGVYSCRACGAELFRSTEKFDAHCGWPSFFSPLAADRVIERRDTSHGMVRIEVVCANCESHLGHVFEGEGYGTPTDLRYCINSISMTFEPAEPGKQ; this comes from the coding sequence ATGACCGACTTCAAACTGATCAGCGACACCGAATGGCAGCAGCGCCTCACTCCTGAGGAGTTCCACGTCCTGCGCCGGGCCGGCACCGAGCCGCCGGGCGTCGGCGAGTACACCGACACCACCACCGAAGGCGTCTACTCCTGCCGGGCGTGCGGCGCGGAGCTGTTCCGGTCCACCGAGAAATTCGACGCCCACTGCGGCTGGCCCTCCTTCTTCTCCCCCCTGGCCGCCGACCGCGTCATCGAACGCCGCGACACCTCCCACGGCATGGTCCGCATCGAGGTGGTCTGCGCCAACTGCGAATCGCACCTGGGCCACGTCTTCGAGGGCGAGGGGTACGGCACACCCACCGACCTGCGCTACTGCATCAACTCCATCTCGATGACCTTCGAGCCGGCGGAGCCCGGTAAACAGTAG